A region from the Wansuia hejianensis genome encodes:
- a CDS encoding FAD binding domain-containing protein produces MLKIKEYIKAGSLEQAYELNQKKNSCLLGGMLWLKMSSRTVGRAIDLSGLGLDVIEESEEEFRIGCMTTLRALEEHEGLDRYTGGALKESLRSIVGVQFRNLATVGGSIFGRFGFSDVMTLFLALDTQVELFHGGRMELESFSGQKRDRDLLVRLIVKKRPQRTAYVSMRNTRTDFPVLTCAASLDEGGARLVFGARPQIALVKKLEEETAEMLREGMLEEETAREVMERIAEQVPTASNMRAGAEYRSHLVRVLGRRSLMGLQKNQMGGTKEAEGGMRP; encoded by the coding sequence ATGCTGAAGATTAAAGAATATATAAAGGCTGGCAGCCTTGAGCAGGCTTATGAGCTGAACCAGAAGAAGAACAGCTGTCTTCTGGGGGGCATGCTCTGGCTGAAAATGAGCAGCCGGACGGTGGGCCGCGCCATCGATTTGTCCGGGCTGGGGCTGGATGTGATTGAGGAAAGTGAAGAGGAATTCCGGATTGGCTGCATGACGACGCTGCGGGCGCTGGAGGAGCATGAAGGGCTGGACCGTTACACGGGCGGAGCGCTGAAGGAGAGCTTGCGCTCCATTGTGGGCGTACAGTTCCGCAATCTGGCGACGGTGGGCGGCAGCATTTTCGGACGGTTTGGCTTTTCTGATGTGATGACGCTGTTTTTGGCCCTGGATACACAGGTAGAGCTTTTTCACGGAGGGAGGATGGAGCTGGAGAGTTTTTCCGGGCAGAAGAGGGACAGAGATCTATTGGTGCGTTTGATTGTGAAGAAGAGGCCCCAGAGAACAGCCTACGTATCCATGAGGAATACGAGGACGGATTTTCCTGTGCTGACCTGCGCCGCATCGCTGGATGAAGGGGGAGCCCGTCTGGTGTTCGGCGCGCGGCCGCAGATTGCCCTGGTGAAGAAGCTGGAGGAAGAGACGGCGGAAATGCTGAGGGAGGGCATGCTGGAGGAAGAGACGGCGCGGGAGGTTATGGAGAGAATTGCAGAACAAGTTCCCACTGCAAGCAACATGCGCGCAGGGGCAGAATACAGGAGCCATCTCGTGAGAGTTCTGGGACGCAGAAGCCTTATGGGCCTTCAGAAGAACCAGATGGGCGGAACAAAAGAGGCAGAAGGGGGTATGAGGCCATGA
- a CDS encoding thiamine phosphate synthase, with amino-acid sequence MYDEVSFEKIIAVTDRKLCIRPFLEQIERICALKPKALILREKDLAGQEYRELALRVRDICSRCQVELIPHTFIETAAELGTERVHLPLQKLREVFGDPLLRQFREVGSSVHSLPEALEAVKLGAGYVTAGHIYPTDCKKGLPPRGIQFLKEITSSIKIPVYGIGGIHLKTGQVKEVLGSGAAGACIMSELMRY; translated from the coding sequence ATGTATGATGAGGTTTCCTTTGAAAAGATAATAGCAGTGACAGACCGTAAGCTCTGTATCAGACCATTTCTTGAACAAATAGAACGAATCTGTGCGCTGAAGCCAAAAGCTCTGATTCTGCGGGAAAAGGATCTGGCCGGGCAAGAATACAGGGAACTGGCCCTGCGTGTCCGGGATATTTGCAGCCGCTGCCAGGTAGAATTAATCCCCCACACATTTATAGAAACAGCGGCAGAGCTGGGCACAGAAAGAGTCCACCTGCCCTTGCAGAAATTAAGAGAAGTCTTCGGTGATCCTTTGCTTCGGCAGTTCCGCGAAGTCGGCTCCTCCGTGCATTCGCTCCCGGAAGCCTTGGAAGCGGTAAAGCTGGGAGCCGGTTACGTGACGGCGGGCCATATATACCCCACAGACTGCAAAAAAGGGCTGCCGCCCCGCGGCATTCAGTTTCTAAAAGAAATCACCAGTAGCATAAAAATCCCGGTCTATGGAATCGGAGGCATCCATCTGAAAACCGGACAGGTTAAAGAGGTACTGGGGTCTGGGGCGGCAGGAGCCTGTATAATGTCAGAACTGATGCGGTATTAA
- the thiH gene encoding 2-iminoacetate synthase ThiH → MSTDQINDSIFSDEIKEHLKENRIDHMTYLPGMEDVGTDIQEQVISRMKDYDYDQYTEADVRRALSHERRTPEDFAALLSPAALSCLEEMAQRAREETRKHFGNSVYMFTPLYIANYCENYCIYCGFNCHNKIRRARLTPDEIRREMEAISKTGLQEILILTGESRAKSDVEYIGQACRIAKDYFRVIGLEVYPMNSDEYAYLHQCGADYVTVFQETYDSDKYETLHLAGHKRIFPYRLNAQERALQGGMRGVGFAALLGLTDFRKDAYATGIHAWLIQRKYPHAEIAFSCPRLRPIINNEKINPMDVHERQLLQVVSAYRLFMPFASITVSTRECARVRDNLVQIAATKISAGVSTGIGSHVEELEDKGDEQFEISDGRSVEEVFQALVQQDLQPVMADYVYV, encoded by the coding sequence ATGAGCACAGATCAGATCAATGACAGCATATTCAGCGATGAAATTAAGGAACATCTGAAGGAAAACCGGATTGACCACATGACTTATCTTCCGGGTATGGAGGATGTGGGAACGGATATCCAGGAGCAGGTAATCTCCCGGATGAAAGATTATGATTATGACCAGTATACAGAGGCAGATGTGCGCAGGGCGCTTTCGCACGAAAGACGGACGCCGGAAGATTTCGCGGCGCTTTTGTCCCCGGCGGCGCTTTCCTGTCTGGAGGAGATGGCTCAGCGCGCCAGGGAAGAGACGAGAAAACATTTCGGGAATTCGGTGTATATGTTTACCCCTCTTTATATCGCCAACTATTGTGAAAATTATTGTATTTACTGTGGTTTCAACTGCCACAATAAAATTCGCCGCGCACGGCTGACGCCAGATGAGATCCGCAGGGAGATGGAAGCCATATCTAAAACAGGGCTTCAGGAGATCCTGATCCTGACAGGGGAAAGCAGGGCAAAATCTGATGTGGAATATATCGGGCAGGCGTGCAGGATTGCAAAAGATTATTTCCGGGTGATCGGCCTGGAGGTCTATCCGATGAATTCAGACGAATATGCATATCTGCATCAATGCGGTGCGGATTATGTGACGGTATTTCAGGAAACCTATGATTCTGATAAATATGAAACTCTGCATCTGGCAGGGCATAAGCGTATATTCCCGTACCGGCTGAACGCACAGGAAAGGGCGCTGCAGGGGGGCATGCGAGGCGTTGGGTTTGCGGCGCTTTTGGGACTGACAGATTTCCGGAAGGACGCCTATGCGACAGGGATACATGCCTGGCTGATTCAGAGAAAATATCCCCATGCGGAAATCGCGTTTTCCTGTCCCAGGCTGCGCCCTATCATCAACAACGAAAAAATCAATCCCATGGATGTCCATGAACGCCAGCTGCTGCAGGTGGTTTCTGCATACCGGCTGTTCATGCCCTTTGCGAGCATTACAGTTTCTACCAGAGAATGCGCCAGGGTCAGAGACAACCTGGTGCAGATTGCGGCCACCAAAATATCAGCCGGCGTCAGCACAGGAATCGGCAGCCATGTGGAAGAACTGGAAGACAAGGGTGATGAACAGTTTGAAATCTCTGACGGGCGGTCCGTGGAGGAGGTATTCCAGGCACTGGTTCAACAAGACCTGCAGCCTGTGATGGCAGATTATGTATATGTATGA
- a CDS encoding thiazole synthase, whose amino-acid sequence MKQQEDKLVLGGHEFTSRFILGSGKYSLELIQAAVENAGAQIVTMALRRANEGGMANILDFIPEGVTVLPNTSGARNAEEAVRIARLAREVCGTDFIKIEAIRDSKYLLPDNYETAKATEILAKEGFVVMPYMYPDLNAARDMANAGAACIMPLGAPIGSNKGICTKEFIQILIDEIDLPVIVDAGIGRPSQACEAMEMGAAAVMANTAIATAGDIPVMAEAFRKAVEAGRSAYLAGMGRVKEKGASASSPLTGFLQD is encoded by the coding sequence ATGAAACAACAAGAGGATAAGCTGGTTTTGGGTGGCCATGAATTTACATCCAGATTCATTTTAGGGTCGGGGAAATATTCTCTGGAACTGATTCAGGCGGCTGTAGAGAATGCCGGTGCACAGATTGTGACTATGGCTCTGAGGCGCGCCAATGAAGGCGGTATGGCTAATATACTGGATTTTATCCCGGAAGGGGTTACGGTTTTGCCCAATACATCCGGCGCGAGGAATGCGGAAGAAGCAGTGCGGATCGCGAGGCTGGCCCGCGAGGTCTGCGGAACGGATTTCATCAAGATCGAGGCAATCAGGGATTCTAAATACCTGCTGCCAGACAATTATGAGACAGCGAAAGCTACAGAAATACTGGCAAAAGAAGGCTTTGTGGTCATGCCCTATATGTATCCGGACTTAAACGCGGCCAGGGATATGGCTAATGCCGGCGCTGCCTGCATCATGCCGCTGGGAGCACCTATCGGCTCTAATAAAGGGATCTGCACGAAAGAATTCATCCAGATTCTGATTGACGAAATTGATTTGCCTGTCATTGTAGACGCGGGAATCGGACGCCCCTCCCAAGCCTGTGAGGCTATGGAGATGGGGGCGGCAGCCGTCATGGCAAATACAGCGATCGCTACAGCCGGAGACATCCCGGTCATGGCCGAAGCTTTTAGAAAAGCTGTTGAAGCCGGAAGAAGCGCATACCTGGCCGGAATGGGCCGGGTGAAGGAAAAAGGGGCCAGCGCGTCTTCACCGCTGACAGGATTCCTGCAGGATTAG
- the thiF gene encoding sulfur carrier protein ThiS adenylyltransferase ThiF: MDRQLTLKELKEALCLRHSPEVQGKLDGARVAVAGLGGLGSNVALSLARIGVGHLHLIDFDRVDLTNLNRQQYFIRHLGMYKTEALREEILEINPYLDIRTDCIRVTEENLKGLFEEDTIICEAFDVPENKAMLVNGVLECFPEKRLVSASGMAGFDESNLIHTRKVMRNFYLCGDEVSEPEYGRGLMAPRVAVCAGHQANLIVRMILGEE, from the coding sequence ATGGATCGCCAATTGACCCTGAAGGAATTGAAAGAAGCCCTTTGCCTCCGCCATTCGCCTGAAGTTCAGGGAAAGCTGGATGGGGCAAGAGTCGCTGTTGCCGGGCTGGGAGGGCTGGGTTCTAATGTGGCCCTTTCTCTGGCCAGAATCGGCGTGGGCCATCTGCATCTCATTGATTTTGACCGTGTGGATCTCACGAACCTGAACCGGCAGCAGTATTTTATCCGCCATTTAGGCATGTATAAAACGGAGGCGCTCAGAGAAGAGATTCTGGAAATCAATCCTTATCTGGATATCCGGACGGACTGCATAAGAGTGACAGAAGAAAATCTTAAAGGGCTGTTTGAGGAAGATACGATTATCTGTGAGGCTTTCGATGTGCCGGAAAATAAAGCTATGCTGGTAAACGGCGTGCTGGAGTGTTTTCCGGAAAAACGGCTGGTGTCGGCTTCCGGAATGGCTGGATTTGATGAGAGCAATCTGATACATACCCGCAAAGTGATGCGGAATTTCTATCTGTGCGGCGACGAAGTATCCGAGCCGGAATATGGCCGGGGCCTGATGGCGCCGCGGGTGGCTGTCTGCGCAGGGCATCAGGCGAATCTGATTGTCCGCATGATTCTGGGAGAGGAATGA
- the thiS gene encoding sulfur carrier protein ThiS, with protein sequence MTVNGQRKEWKEGLTVAALLERENYRPGRVAVERNGRIIPRAEFSEAVLSEEDVLEVVSFVGGG encoded by the coding sequence ATGACAGTTAATGGGCAGAGGAAGGAATGGAAAGAGGGGCTGACGGTTGCCGCTCTTTTGGAGCGTGAGAATTACCGGCCGGGCCGGGTGGCTGTGGAGAGAAATGGCCGCATCATCCCACGGGCGGAATTTTCAGAGGCAGTGCTGTCGGAGGAGGATGTCCTGGAAGTTGTGAGTTTTGTGGGAGGAGGCTGA